Within Flagellimonas maritima, the genomic segment TTATAAGGCGGGCTTCCAGGTTTTCGGTATACCCGATATAGAACTTATCGAGGACCCGTGAATATAATATATAGGTGTAGAACATCGTGTAAAGAAAAAGGCCTCCCATACATGGGAAGCCTTTGTGGGCGCGAAGGGATTCGAACCCCTGACCCCTTGGGTGTAAACCAAGTGCTCTGAACCAACTGAGCTACGCGCCCGAAATCTTTATTTTTCGGGAACCTGAACCCTCCCGATGCAAAATCGGGATGCCCTGAACCAACTGAGCTAAGCGCCCTATTAATTTTTCCCAAATGGGAGTGCAAATATAGCACCATTTTTTCTTTACCAAAAAGAAAAAGATAAAATATCTAAACCACCTCTGCCACTACAAAGGTACTGCCGCCAACATATACTAAATCTCTTGGTTTCGCATTCTTTACGGCTGCCTCAAGCCCCTTACCAACAGATTTAAAGACTTTACCCTTCAAATTAAAGTTAGAGGCGATAGCTTTTAACTCATCAGCAGATAGTCCTCTTGGTATATTTGGTCTTACAAAATAGTACTCAGCTTCTTTTGGAAAAAGGGGAAGCACGTCATCTAGACTCTTATCGTTAACAAAACCCAGAACAAAATGAACTTGTGAAAATCCAAGTTTTTCTATTTGCTGCATTACCAAAGTTAGACCTTCCTTATTATGGGCAGTATCACATATTATTTTAGGGTTTTCTCCCAAAACTTGCCATCTTCCCAAAAGTCCGGTGTTGGTAACAGTATTTTTAAGTCCTACTTCTATGTGTTTATCTTGAATCTTGAAACCTTTTAGCTCATTTATTACAGCTACTACACCTTTGCAGTTTTTTTTCTGATAACTGCCGAGTAAATCCGTTTCGTAGTTTTTTATATCAATATCTTCAGCAAAAATGATTTCAGTATTTTTTTGGGCTGCAATCATCCTAAATATGACTTCTGTTTCAGGTTGTTTTTCGCTTATTACTACAGGTATATTTTTTTTGATGATACCAGCTTTTTCCAAAGCAATTTTTTGTAAGGTATTGCCTAAAATCTGCACATGGTCCAATCCTATATTGGTGATAAGTGAAATCTCTGGAGTAATAATGTTCGTAGAATCCAACCTTCCCCCCAATCCAACTTCAATTACTGCTATATCGACTTTCTCTTTTGCAAAATAGTTGAACGCCATACCAACGGTCATTTCAAAAAAAGAAAGTTCATTTTGGTCTAGAAAGTT encodes:
- a CDS encoding bifunctional folylpolyglutamate synthase/dihydrofolate synthase, whose product is MTYAATLDWMFQQLPMYQQKGSLAYKDKLDNVISFSKVLGNPEKKFKSIHVAGTNGKGSSSHMLASILQQAGYKVGLYTSPHLKDFRERIKINGEKVSEDYIQKFVDVNKNFLDQNELSFFEMTVGMAFNYFAKEKVDIAVIEVGLGGRLDSTNIITPEISLITNIGLDHVQILGNTLQKIALEKAGIIKKNIPVVISEKQPETEVIFRMIAAQKNTEIIFAEDIDIKNYETDLLGSYQKKNCKGVVAVINELKGFKIQDKHIEVGLKNTVTNTGLLGRWQVLGENPKIICDTAHNKEGLTLVMQQIEKLGFSQVHFVLGFVNDKSLDDVLPLFPKEAEYYFVRPNIPRGLSADELKAIASNFNLKGKVFKSVGKGLEAAVKNAKPRDLVYVGGSTFVVAEVV